The Paraburkholderia hospita region CTGCCGACCGTATAGCGGCGCAGCGCTTCCATGCGGTCGAGCCGGTCTTGCGCCGCGTACATCGGCGTGCCGCCCACCGTGCGTCCCGACACCAGCCAGAACAGCGACACGAACGGATTGAAGCTCGCGACGCGCGTCGCGTCCGTGCCCGCGCCGACGGGCAGTCCCGCAGCCAGCATCTGCCGCACGGGCGGCGTGCGCGCAGCGGCTTGCGCGCCATAACGGGCAATGAAGTACTCGCCCTGATACGCCATCCGGTGCTGAACGGCAATGCCGCCGCCAAGCGCCGCAATGCGTTCGATATTGCGCTGTGAAATCGTCTCGCAGTGGTCGAAGAACCAGCGCAGGCCGCCGAACGGCGTGTCCTGATTGACACGTTCGAACACATTGAGAAAGCGTTCGATCGATTCGTCGTAAGTCGCATGCAGCCGGAACGGCCAGCGGTTCTGCACCAGCAGGCGCACGACGGCTTCGAGTTCGCTTTCCATCGCGTCCGGCAGATCGGGGCGCGGTTCCAGGAAGTCTTCGAAGTCGGCGGCGGAGAACACCAGCATTTCGCCCGCGCCGTTCACCTTCAGGAAATCGTCGCCGTCGCCGGGTTTCGTGACCTTGACCCACTTCGCGAAGTCTTCGATTTCCTTCTTCGCGTTCTGCGTGAAGAGGTTGTACGCGATCCGCACCGTCAGCTCGTTGCGCTTCGCGAGTTCCATGATGACGGCGTAGTCGTCGGGATACGCCTGATAGCCGCCGCCCGCATCGATCGCGCTCGTCACGCCGAGACGGTTCAGCTCGCGCATGAACTGGCGCGACGAGTTCATCTGGTCATCGAGCGGCAGCTTCGGACCTTTTGCGAGCGTCGCGTACAGCAGGCCCGCATTCGGGCGCGCGATCAGCATGCCCGTCGGATTGCCGCGCCGGTCGCGCTGGATTTCGCCGCCCGGCGGATTCGGCGTGTCGCGGTCGTAGCCGACGGCGCGCAGCGCCGCTGCGTTCAGCAGCGCGCTGTCGTAGAGATGCAGGATGAAGACGGGCGTATCCGGCGCAATCGCGTTGATCTCTTCGAGCGTCGGGCCGCGCTTCTCCGCAAACTGAAATTCGTTCCATCCGCCGACCACGCGCACCCATTGCGGCGCCGGCGTACGCGCAACCTGCGCGCGCAGCATCTCGAGCGCATCGCGCAGCGACGGCACGCCATCCCAGCGCAACTCGAGATTGAAATTGAGGCCGCCGCGAATCACGTGAAGGTGCGAATCGTTGAGGCCGGGGATGACCGTGCGGCCTTTCAGGTCGATGCGGCGCGTAGAATCGTTCGCCCATTGCATCATGTCGTGATCATTACCGCTCGCGACGATCTCGCCTTTCGCGACGGCGAGCGCCGTCACGAACGAACGCTTGTCGTCCTGCGTCGCTATCTTGCCGTTGTAGATCACCAGGTCCGCAATGCGGGCGGGCTGAATGGGTGCGGTCATCGTCGCTCTCCGTGAATCGTGGTCAGGCGCAATTCACGCGCGACGTCAGTGACGCCGCGCGTGAATCAAAACAGAAAAATGCTTGAGGCAATGAAGCCCGATCAGCCCAAATCAGCCTGCCTCGCTCGCGTGCTCGCCGAGAATCTGCTTCGCGTAGCGCACGCCGATGCCGTATGCGCTGTGCGCCTTGAAGATGTCCATGCAGCCTTCGTACGTTTCGCCGCGCGCCCAGTCACGTTGCAGTTCGCACATGAACTGCAGCGAGTTCATCGGCACGGCGCCCGCCTGGACGATGCGTTGCACCGCGCGCTCGTGCGCTTCTTCCGTGATGTCACCGCATGCGTCCGTCGGCACGTAGATTTCGAAGCCTTCGTTCAACATCTGGATGGTCGGGAAGGTCACGCACACTTCCGTCCACAGACCCGCGATCACGATCTTCTTGCGGCCCGTTGCCTTGATGGCGTCACGGAAGCCCTTGTCTTCCCACGAGTTCATCGACGTGCGGTCGATCGGCTTGATCTCCGGAAACACTGCTTGCACTTCGGGCAGCAGATGGCCGCTGAACGAGTCGGCGGCGATCGTCGTCAGGATGGTCGGCACGTTGAAGAGCTTCGCGGCCTTCGCGAGGATCTGGACGTTGTGCAGGACGGTTGTGCGCTCGTGCGAGTGCGTGCCGAAGAACATCTGCGGCTGATGGTCGATAAGCGCGAGCGCGCACGTGTCGGGCGTCAACAGTTCATGTGCCATGAGTAGCTCCATTTCGCAGGCATGCGAGAGACCCGCACGGTTGCCTGAAGGCAGCCGTGCTAGCGTCCGGTTAGTGGATGAATCCAGTCGACGTTGCATCGGCTATGCGGATGCAAACGGTTTCCCCCCGCGGCTTAGGCGCGAGTTTCACAATGCCGTGCGGGCATTTCGACTTGCGAGAAGATTAGTGACGGGCGGACTTAAAGTCCTGATGCGCGCCTTAAACGTTATTAAGCAACGTTATTAAGTGACATCAATAAGTGACATCAATAAGTGACATTAATAAGTGACGTTATTAAGCGCGAGACTGAACGGAAGCAACACGCAGCGATGCGCGCGCGGCCGACGCATCGCGCGCAACGGTACGTTCGACGCCGTTGCGCTGTTCCCAGTCGAGCGATGTCGCGAACCAGCGTTGCGCGTCGTCGTGACGGCCGAGCTTGCACAGCACGTCGCCCTTGATTCTGCACAGCTCGGCGTAGTACCAGCGCTCGCCATTGTCGTCGGCGTGGCGCAGTGCGTCTTCAATGATGGTGAGTGCTTTCTTGTCACGCGACGCCTTCATCAGCGCGACAGCGAGCTGCCCCTGCAACGGCGAAAGCTGCGCGAGATAGCCCGTTGCGCGCAGCGTGGAGATCGCGCTCGTCAACAGCTCTATCGAATCAGCTCCCGGCGTTTCGAGTGTCGCGAGCCATGCGTCGTAGCACGCGCAGCATGCGCTCCAGATCGTGAAGCCAAAACGCGTCGACAGTTCATGCAGCACGTCGATGCCATGACGCGCGGCAGCCAGATCGCCATTCAGCAGCGCAATCGGCACGAGCGCTTCAACGAGCACATAGCAGATGACGATTTCATGGTCGTACTGCGCGGCCGAATCGAAGCAGCGCGCGGCGAGATCGTACGCCCCGCCGCGCTCGCCTTGCACCCACCGCACGCGCGCCAGCGTCGCGCGCGCGGCGATGCCATGATCGACGCGAAAGCCCGGCGTGTGCCAACGGCTCAGCGGCTTTTCTTCGTACGCTTCGATCATCCGCTCGAGCAGTTCGCGTGCGCGCGGCTGGTCGCCCGCGTAGTGCAGCGCGATCCCTTCGACGCGCCCCGACAGCACGACAAGCGTTGCATCGCCGCTGCTACGCGCGTGATCGCCGAAGCGGCGCGCGAGCATCAGCGCATCGCGAGCGCGTCCGCTGTACTGATGCCAGTTCCACACGCCCCAGCGCGCCCGCGATGCATAGTCGGCATGACCGGCCTGCATCGCCTCGTTCAGCACGAGCGTCCATGCTTCGCGCGTTTCCGTCAGCGGACCTTCCGTATAAACGAGCGCGGCGGAGAGCGCCGACATGAGCCGCAAGTGTGCTTCGACAGCGACGCTGCCACCTTCTTGTGCATCAGAAGGAACGAAGTGCAGCGCGGCGCGCGCACGGCTGCAACATTCTTCGACCAGCGACAGCTCATATAGATAAGGCACGGTGACAGCCGCGAGCGCAATGCCCGTCGCGTGATCGCCACGTTCGCCCAGTGTCCAGTCGAGCGCGGTTCGCAGGTTGCCGAGCTCGCGCGTGAACTCGCCAAGCCATTCGACGACGGGCCGTTCGTCCCAGCGCTTCTGCGCCGTTTCGAGCATCTGCAGAAACAGTACCGCATGCGCGCCCGCTGCGCGGAGGCGCTCGCCGTTGTCGTCGAGTTGCTGCAAAGCGTAGGCGCGGGTCGATTCGAGCAAACGATAGCGATACGACGAACCTTCGAAGTCCGTCGTCAGCAACGAGCGCGATACGAGACCGCTCACGGCATCGAGCGCTTCCATGCGCGTGAGCCCCGCGTGCTCCGCCATCGCGCAAGCGGCGTCGAGTGTGAAGCCGTTGACGAACATGCCGAGCCAGCGCAGCAACTTCTGTTCGTCGCAGCTCAACAGACGGTAGCTCCAGTCGAGCGTCGCCTTGAGCGTCTGATGGCGCGGCAAGGCCGTGCGCCGGCCGCCCGTCAGGATGCGGAAGCGGTCGTCGAGATGCTCGGCCAGCAGGCCGATGCCCAGCAACGCCGCGCGCGACGCCGCCAGTTCGAGCGCGAGCGGAATGCCGTCGAGCCGGCGGCACACTTCACCCGTCAGACGAATGCTGGTTTCGTCGAGCGAAAAGTGCGCGCCATCGGCTTGCGCGCGTGCCAGAAAGAAACGCACGGCGGCCGTGCGCAACACATCGGTGCCGGGATCGTCCGGCGTCGGCACGGACAGCGGCGGCACCTGATAGACGATTTCGTCGCGCACGCGCAAGGCTTCGCGGCTCGTCGCCAGCACGCGCATGCGGCTGCCCGCGCCCGTCAGGGACTCCGCGATGGCGGCCACGATCTCCAGCACTTGCTCGCAGTTGTCGAGCACCACCAGCGCATCGCGGTCGCGCCATTCGGCAGCGATCTGCGCAAGCGCGGTGCGGCTCGCGGAAAGCCGGCTGCCCATCGCGAACGCGAGCGCGTCGAGCGCCGACGGCGCATCGCTCACGGCCGCGAGCGGCACGAACACGACGCCATCGGCGAACACGTGCTGGATCGCATGCGCGACTTCGACCGCGAGGCGCGTCTTGCCGATGCCGCCTGTGCCCACCAGCGTCACGGCCTGATGCACGCGCAGCGCGGCCGCCACGCCGTCGAGCGCATCCTGCCGGCCAATCAGCTCCGGCACGCGGGCGGGCAAAGGCTGACGTGAAGGTCGCGCGGCGTCAGCGCCGACTGATGCATCCTCTTGCGCGGTGGACGGCACATTGGCGCCGTCGCGCGCGTCGAGGTCGTCATGCATGACCAGACGGTAGCCACGGCCGGGCACCGTGCGCAGACGCTCGCGCTCGTCGCCGAACGCACGGCGCAGCGCGGAGATATGAACCTGCAGATTGTTCTTCTCGACGACCGTGGTCGGCCAGACGACGCGCATGATCTCGTCTTTCGATACGAGTTCGCCGTCGGCGGCGATCAGCAACGCGAGAATGTCGAACGCGCGGCTGCCGATCGGGACCTTCTGCCCATCGAGACGCACTTCGCGATGATCAAGTGAAATCTCGAGTTGACCGATCTTGATCGTCATCATCTGAAGAGGTGATGTTGAGGACTGTGGAACTCTCAACGGCCGTTACGCAACGTTGAAACACTCACACTATACGATGCCATATCGACATGAGCTGTGACGATTCAGCCATGACGGCACGAAACGACCAACGGGACCGACTGCAAAGCAGTGTACAACGAACAAAAGCCGCCCGGCATGCCTGACGGGCGGCGTTCTCGATGCTTTGCTTCATGCACGCCGATGCGCGCGCCGCGAATGCCCGGCTGGTTACTGCTTCAGGAACGACAACAGGTCGGCATTCACCTGCTCGACATGCGTGCTGCACATGCCGTGCGGTGCGCCTGCATAGACCTTCAGCGTCGCGTTCTTCACGAGCTTCGACGCCAGCTTCGCCGAAGCGTCGATCGGCACGATCTGATCGTCGTCGCCGTGCAGGAAGAGCGTGGGCACGTCGATCTTCTTCAGGTCATCCGTATAGTCGACTTCGGAGAACTGCCTGATGCACTCGTACTGGCCTTTGATCGAACCTGCCATGCCCTGACGCCAGAAGTCCTGGATCAGCCCTTGCGAGACCTGCGCGTCGGGACGGTTGAACCCGTAGAACGGCGTCGCGAGATCGAGGTAGAACTGCGAGCGGTTGGCGGCAACGCCCGCGCGAATGCCGTCGAACACGGACATCGGCAGACCGCCCGGATGGTCGGCCGTCTTCAGCATCAGCGGCGGCACGGCGCCGATCAGCACGGCCTTCGCGACACGCTTCGAGCCATGACGGCCAATGTAATGCGCGACTTCGCCGCCGCCCGTCGAATGGCCCACCAGCATCGCGTTCGTCACGTCGAGCGCATCGAGCACGGCGGCGAGATCGTCGGCGTAGGTGTCCATGTCGTTGCCGCCCGAAGCCTGGCCTGAACGGCCATGTCCGCGACGGTCGTGCGCGATTACACGATAGCCCTGGTTCACGAGGAACAGCATCTGCGGGTCCCATGCATCGGCGGACAGCGGCCAGCCGTGCGAGAAGACGACGGGCGTGCCCGTGCCCCAGTCCTTGAAGAAGATGTCCGTGCCGTCCTTCGCCTTCACGAAGTTGTCACGCTGATTGTGCGCGCTCATTCATTGTTCTCCGTCGTTGCGTCGCATCGCGCACGCTGGCGCGGCGCGGGTCTGGTGTCAGAAGAGACGGAGCTTAGCGAGGTGCGCAGTCAAAGTCCTTATGCGCGGCTTAAACGTCCTGAACGGAACCTTGCGCGCTTGATGGAATGAATGCTTCAGCAGGCGCGCGTCG contains the following coding sequences:
- a CDS encoding amidohydrolase; amino-acid sequence: MTAPIQPARIADLVIYNGKIATQDDKRSFVTALAVAKGEIVASGNDHDMMQWANDSTRRIDLKGRTVIPGLNDSHLHVIRGGLNFNLELRWDGVPSLRDALEMLRAQVARTPAPQWVRVVGGWNEFQFAEKRGPTLEEINAIAPDTPVFILHLYDSALLNAAALRAVGYDRDTPNPPGGEIQRDRRGNPTGMLIARPNAGLLYATLAKGPKLPLDDQMNSSRQFMRELNRLGVTSAIDAGGGYQAYPDDYAVIMELAKRNELTVRIAYNLFTQNAKKEIEDFAKWVKVTKPGDGDDFLKVNGAGEMLVFSAADFEDFLEPRPDLPDAMESELEAVVRLLVQNRWPFRLHATYDESIERFLNVFERVNQDTPFGGLRWFFDHCETISQRNIERIAALGGGIAVQHRMAYQGEYFIARYGAQAAARTPPVRQMLAAGLPVGAGTDATRVASFNPFVSLFWLVSGRTVGGTPMYAAQDRLDRMEALRRYTVGSAWFSNDETRKGALVPGQLADFAVLSDDYFTVDEDAIKHLTSVLTVVNGRVVYAADEFETFAPPALPVSPTWSPVAEYGGYARYRPAAAPLQQSCNDACVNLCGVHRHAHGWAWRSNVPAGDANSFWGALGCSCFAF
- a CDS encoding hydrolase — protein: MAHELLTPDTCALALIDHQPQMFFGTHSHERTTVLHNVQILAKAAKLFNVPTILTTIAADSFSGHLLPEVQAVFPEIKPIDRTSMNSWEDKGFRDAIKATGRKKIVIAGLWTEVCVTFPTIQMLNEGFEIYVPTDACGDITEEAHERAVQRIVQAGAVPMNSLQFMCELQRDWARGETYEGCMDIFKAHSAYGIGVRYAKQILGEHASEAG
- a CDS encoding winged helix-turn-helix domain-containing protein; its protein translation is MMTIKIGQLEISLDHREVRLDGQKVPIGSRAFDILALLIAADGELVSKDEIMRVVWPTTVVEKNNLQVHISALRRAFGDERERLRTVPGRGYRLVMHDDLDARDGANVPSTAQEDASVGADAARPSRQPLPARVPELIGRQDALDGVAAALRVHQAVTLVGTGGIGKTRLAVEVAHAIQHVFADGVVFVPLAAVSDAPSALDALAFAMGSRLSASRTALAQIAAEWRDRDALVVLDNCEQVLEIVAAIAESLTGAGSRMRVLATSREALRVRDEIVYQVPPLSVPTPDDPGTDVLRTAAVRFFLARAQADGAHFSLDETSIRLTGEVCRRLDGIPLALELAASRAALLGIGLLAEHLDDRFRILTGGRRTALPRHQTLKATLDWSYRLLSCDEQKLLRWLGMFVNGFTLDAACAMAEHAGLTRMEALDAVSGLVSRSLLTTDFEGSSYRYRLLESTRAYALQQLDDNGERLRAAGAHAVLFLQMLETAQKRWDERPVVEWLGEFTRELGNLRTALDWTLGERGDHATGIALAAVTVPYLYELSLVEECCSRARAALHFVPSDAQEGGSVAVEAHLRLMSALSAALVYTEGPLTETREAWTLVLNEAMQAGHADYASRARWGVWNWHQYSGRARDALMLARRFGDHARSSGDATLVVLSGRVEGIALHYAGDQPRARELLERMIEAYEEKPLSRWHTPGFRVDHGIAARATLARVRWVQGERGGAYDLAARCFDSAAQYDHEIVICYVLVEALVPIALLNGDLAAARHGIDVLHELSTRFGFTIWSACCACYDAWLATLETPGADSIELLTSAISTLRATGYLAQLSPLQGQLAVALMKASRDKKALTIIEDALRHADDNGERWYYAELCRIKGDVLCKLGRHDDAQRWFATSLDWEQRNGVERTVARDASAARASLRVASVQSRA
- a CDS encoding alpha/beta fold hydrolase, giving the protein MSAHNQRDNFVKAKDGTDIFFKDWGTGTPVVFSHGWPLSADAWDPQMLFLVNQGYRVIAHDRRGHGRSGQASGGNDMDTYADDLAAVLDALDVTNAMLVGHSTGGGEVAHYIGRHGSKRVAKAVLIGAVPPLMLKTADHPGGLPMSVFDGIRAGVAANRSQFYLDLATPFYGFNRPDAQVSQGLIQDFWRQGMAGSIKGQYECIRQFSEVDYTDDLKKIDVPTLFLHGDDDQIVPIDASAKLASKLVKNATLKVYAGAPHGMCSTHVEQVNADLLSFLKQ